Part of the ANME-2 cluster archaeon genome is shown below.
CAATCAACATTTTTATCAAAGCCATGGCCACCCTTGTTTTTCCCGTGCCGGTGGCCATTTGCACCAGCGCTTTTCGATGACCTTGCGAAAAATGTTCGCTCAATTTCCTCACAATCTGCTGGCTTCTTGGCCTATCTACGATCCGGGGATTGATTTTAACATCCTTTGGGTCCAGCCTTTTATGGTACAGGTCATTCCTTCTTCTAAGGTCTTCCTGGGAGAACGGGCCGCTGACTTTCCGCTCAATCCCATCATCATCAATAAAACGCCAGATGTATCCGTTGGTTAAGAAGATAGGGACCTTTCGATCAATCTGGTTTTCAATATCCTTGGCATACGTGCGTGCCTGGATCCTCCCCATCTCTTCATCCTTTGAGAATCGTTTTGCCTCGATAATAGCCAGTACGGAATTGTCTTCGTCCAGCAAGACATAGTCAATAAATCTATCAACGCTTTTTTCAACACTGCCATTAAAAAACACAAATTGCTTCTGATTAAAATCAGATTTTACAGAATTGACTTCTTCTTTAATGTATTTCCTAATCCAGCCAGCTTTTCCTAATTCCGGATCAATATACTGTTTTCTGGTTTGATTTTCGTTGATTAAATCGACAACATCATCAAATTCTTCAACCATCCTTGAATAAAATGCGTTGCATTACTTATAAACGGTCTTATTTTTACTTTAATAATATTTTTTGTAGAACGAATTATAGTCAAGAACTATAATCAGCCTCCAGACAATAAAATATTTTATCAGGATTTCACTAAAATCCCAAATGAATGGCAGGTACTACTAACACTACTCATCTTTTATCAAACACTTCCGCCACCCACACAAAGAGTATCCCCGTCTACCTGAATGTGCAACGTATGATGGGTGAGCCTGCGAACTTCTCGCTGCATTTCATTTTAACCACACTCTTTTGGGCATATCATAAAGACTCGGAAGAAATTTATCTCAGGGCAAGTACTTAAACTTGGCAGAGAAAAAGAGTATGAATTTGGGAATAACAGGATAGGGTTGCTGGAGATCTAAAGAGTTTTAAACCAAAAGGAAAGAGGGAAATGGTAAAAAACCAGATGGTTGCAATCCCATGATTTAAAAAAGGTACAAACAAAATATGTATATATTTTCAGAAGAATCTATTTGTGGTGACTGATATGACCAGTAAAGAGTATAATTGGCTACTTAAACATTCGCAGAATTTGTTTGAGGAATATCATGGCAAGCATCTGGCAATCTCCGGAGAGCAGATAATTGCTGTGGGCGAGTCCGCTATCGAAGTATTCAAAAAAGCAAAAAAATACAAACCCACTGGAAAAATCTCAATAACCTACATCCCTACCGATGAAGAGACAGTCACACTCCTGTGACAGGAAGATTACAGCTATGAAATACCCGTATATGCTATTTAAAGGTAGATACCTGCCGATAATCCCGCTGGACCTAAAAGGTTCCGAATGGGTGGAATTCAAAGCAAGTATCGGGTTTTCGAGGAATCTTGGCATCGGTTTTAACATTCTTGGAAGAGAAAGCTTCTTTGATCGATTTGTATTCTGTTTTGATGATAAAAATAAGGTATTGATTGTTTAGATGATATCCTATATCCAAAATATAAATTTGTATATGTTAAGTCCATCTTGTTTCACCATTTAAGGTTATTCTATGGTTCTGATCCATGCCATTTTCTACATAAGCTGGGTTTTACACCAACACTAAAATTTTTAAAACCCCATCCGTTCAATAATTTAATCTATTAGTAGACTCAATATATGATTGTATGTCACTCCCCACAGTATGCCCAAAGACAGGATCAGGTCAATGTATTGGCAATAAATGTCAAATGTACGTCTTGGACTGGCGATCGAATGAAGAATACTGTATTTTAGGATATTACTCTGCCTCGAACCGGAAAAACCTGGGCGAACCGGTAGTGGACAATTATGCAGCCAAGGTAAGATCAAATAGTAAGAATTCTACTAAAGTAGCAATCTTCGTAGATGACAGGTCTAAGTCCGACAGCCTCAAGGAAACTGAAAAACCAGGGCGGCAATCCAGGCAGGCAGCCGACAATGTGACATTGAAGGTCAAAAAAACAAAGAATATCACAGATCTTGGCGATATCCCTGACGATTATGAAGAGCAGTTCTGGGATAAACTCTGATCATTCAATAGCCATCCAAACAAGGTCTGCCAGGTCAAGCACCTTTACTCCTGTATCTGACAGATTCCTGAAACAAAGAGGACATGACGTTACCAAATAATCTACTCCGCCAGGTATATTCTCTTTTAATTCCCCTGCCATGGAACCTGAGAGTTCTGGATACCCCAGCCTGACACCGCCCCCTCCACCGCAACAACTGGCTTTTTCCCTTGATGCATCCATTTCCACAAGAGTGCATATTTCTTCAATAACCTTCCTGGGTGCATCATATATCCCATACGCCCTGCCAAGGTGGCACGGGTCATGATAAGTGACTGAGATGTCAAGTCTTCCGGCAGATAGCTCATCAAGCCTTTCTCCCAGGAACTCTGATAAATGCAGCACGTTAAATCCCTGGTATTGTTCCTTTAGCATGGAATAGCAGCCGGCACAGCCAACAATGACCGTGTGTGCACCCGCAGCCTCGATCTGCCTGGAATTATGTGCAATAAGATCGGATGCGTCCAGCCCCATCCTGAATAGCGGCGAACCACAGCACTGTTCATCCTCCAGGAATCCTACCCCGAACTTACTCAGTATTCCGTAAGTAGCCGTCGCAGTGGACTGATACCTGTATGAGGCCAGACACCCTGCAAAATAGACATATCCTGAATCTACGGGAACATGGGTTTCGGTGAGCCATGCAGTCCTTGAT
Proteins encoded:
- a CDS encoding (Fe-S)-binding protein; the encoded protein is MREYLRDIVKCVKCGRCRTVCPSQQVQGWESSGARGRMQMALGMAFGLEPSNSLITSILTCTTCQQCVTECPSGADPHQVTRAARRKLVELGLTATHQVEMQERIGNTGNSLGERSSRTAWLTETHVPVDSGYVYFAGCLASYRYQSTATATYGILSKFGVGFLEDEQCCGSPLFRMGLDASDLIAHNSRQIEAAGAHTVIVGCAGCYSMLKEQYQGFNVLHLSEFLGERLDELSAGRLDISVTYHDPCHLGRAYGIYDAPRKVIEEICTLVEMDASREKASCCGGGGGVRLGYPELSGSMAGELKENIPGGVDYLVTSCPLCFRNLSDTGVKVLDLADLVWMAIE